aaaacaacccagtcaaaaaacgGGTGGaacacctaaacagacatttctccaaagaagccatttctccaaagatggccaacaaacacatgaaaagatgttcaacattgcccattattagagaaatgcaaatcaaaactacaatgaggtatcacctcataatggtcagaatggccatcatcaaaaaatctacaaacagtaaatgctagagaggatgtggagaaaagggaaccctcctgcattgTTGATGggtatgtaaattgatacagtcactacgGAGagcagtatgaagattccttagaaaacgaggaataaaactaccatatgacccagcaattctactgctGGGTATATACGCTGAGAAAACCAtatttcaaaaagacacatgtaccccagtgttcgtggcagcactatttacaatagccgggACACCgaagcaagctagatgtccatcagcagatgaatcaacaaagaagctgtggtacatatccacaatggaatattattcagccataaaaggaatgaattgagtgaggtggatgaacctagcgCCTGTTGTACAGAGTAAAGTCactcagcaagagaaaaacaaatatcatacgtTAACATACATAaacggaatctagaaaagtggtactgatgaacttattttcagggaaaaaatagagatgctgacatagagaacagactggtggatataggtggggaaggagaagaggaggtgCACAGATAAGagcagcattgacatatacatagTACCATGTGCAAAACAGCCAGTGGGAAGTTCAGCTTGGTGCTccgtgacaacctggaggggtgggatgcggGAAGTAGGAGGGAGGCTGAGTCACACTGCTGTAtcgcagaaaccaacacgacactgtaaagcaaccatcctccagttaaaaatgtatataatttatcttaaaaatgaatgatgatTTCAATGCAATACAATCTATTGCATAGAATAAAATTCCATGAGCCATCCTCATGTAAATACATAGATGACTACAGTTTATCAAGCATTCATAGCTGTTTTTAGTGGGAGGTATCCATTTAATCATACTGGTGAAAATGGAATTTCTTACAATCCATTTTGAAGATCTAAAACATATACCACCATGTATTTACACATAGTAtgaacttgataaatatttgtagagtctaggaatatataataaaaaaaaaaaaagcaaatgatattATATTCACTTAATGTtctgagctgcctcctgagaaatctgtatgcaggttaagaagcaacagttagaagtggacatggaacaacagactggttccaaactgggaaaggagtatgtcaaggctgtatattgtcaccctgcttgatTAACTTATaagaagagtacatcatgagaaatgctggactggatgaagcacaagctggaatcaagattgctgggagaaatatcaataacctcagatatgcagatgacaccacttatggcagaaagcgaagaactaaacagcctcttgatgaaagtgaaagaggagagtgaaaaagttagcttaaagctcaacattcagaaaactaagatcatggcttctggtcccatcacttcatagcaaattagatgggaaaacaatggaaacagtgacagactttattttggggggctccgaaatcactgcagatgttgactgcagccatgaaattaaaagacacttgcttcttggaagaaaagttacgaccaacctagacagcatattaaaaagaagagacattactttgccaacaaaggtccgtctagtcaaagctatggtttttccagtagtcatgtatggatgtaagagttggactataaagaaagctgagtgccgaataattgatgcttttgaactatggtgttggagaagactcttgagagtctcttggacagcaaggagatccaaccagtccatcctaaaggaaatcagtcttgaatattcattggaaggactgatactgaagctgaaactccaatcctttggccacctgatgtgaagtacttactcattggtaaagaccctgatgctggaaaagattgaaggtaggaggagaaggggacaacagaggatgagatagttagatggcaacactgactcaatggacatgagtttgagtaaattttgggagttggtgatggacagggaggcctggcgtgctgcagtccatgaggtcgcaaggagtctgacacaactaagcaactgaactgaactgaatgttcttATTTCAACACATTATCCTATTATTACATTTTACAATAAatgttgaaataattaaaaaaaaaagaaagaaaagtgaggaaATGATAATACAATAAATGGCACAAAGATTAAGTAAAGCACAATGGTAAAATACTTTATTTAGAAGGTCTGGAAAAATGGTGGCAAGTTGAAAAGGACAAAAATTATagcaaagaactgaaaataaacaCTACCAtggaaaaacaaggaaagaaatccCAATGATGTGGCCAAATTCAACAAAATCTAGAAAACTGTCCAAAGATATCAATTTTTTCTGGAAACTTACTCCTGAgtgtacacacgcacacacaaacccTGAGACTAACAGAAACAGCTAAGGTAGGACAAAAGACCAAGAGTGACGAAACCAAAATTAAAGGACTGACGGCGGGTGAGGGACCCAGGAACCATTTGGAAGGGAGTCGAACCACAGCATGAACAACAGTCACGAAGTGGCTGGGAACTGCCATTCAGGAATAACatcttaaaaattcaaaacatctactctaaaaacaaagaaagattCTGCCAATGATTGGGGGAAAAATTCAGATTAACAGACAATAGTGATTCCTGATTTCAGCTCTTGCTGAGAGAAAAATGAACTTAAGAAGAATCATGcaagatggaaagaaatagaCTAATACCAGCTAAGTATCCAGCAAAGACAAATTTACAGCTAAATAGACaattatatacttgaaaatatATGTTGGCAAACAGTAAAATGGTCTCAATTACTAGATGTAATGCTTCAACCTCTTCTTACTGTTCCTAAGACTTGCTTCAAGATACCCATTTCAATAATTGCTCTAAAAATTCTTGCCTTTCAGCTGTTCTCATGACAGCTATCACACGACTTTCCTAAACACATCTAGAACACGAACTAGCTCAGACTTTACAGCCAGAGGCCTTAGATTTGATTCTTCATTTCCCATTATTATTATCacagtttttaagttttatttctaaATCTTCAAGCTGCAAATATGAGGCTTTAGCACTTTACATACTACtctatttatagttttattaGTGAATATAATCATTTCTTAAAGTGCTGTTGTTTTAAAGGAGGACTAGGCTTTATATAATTAAGTATAATTCCAAGCATATAGTTCACCAATAGTCCCAAAGTGAACACTTACAAATGGCAGGGCAAATACTCATTAAATACTCACTTCAACAGTTTCAATTCTTCCCTCATGCGGATGTGGTGTCCTTGGGTAGATATCGAGAAGATGTGGCGGTGAATCAAAGTGCAGTCTTTTGAGGTTTCTTTTACTAGTATCTTTATAATTCAGTTCATCAAAGTTAGTCCTCCATAATAAGACCTATTAAAAATGAATCAAGTTGGCAGTTATTGATTTGCAAGTACAAGTAGtagaaggaaatttttaaaaaatgaacatatagAATAGGCTGTCAAAATAGGAAGGCTAGATATATATTCCCACAACATTATAtctcaatactttttaaaagggtAATAGGGAGAGATTTCAtattctgaattttctttatGTCCACCTTATTCAATAAATGTGGCTCTGAATGACTTTTGGTCATTTCAAATAAATACAGACTTGTTACAATTTAAATGTACCATACTCAAGAAGTTTaatcaacatttgaaaaataaaacacacagacaATAGATTAGGCAACAATTCAAGTGAAAAGGCCCACACCAATATTAGGCACTCAGTGTTAGTTTTATGTATAAGTAAGTATAAAGACgagcaaaagaaaataactgcTATTTGAGTTCCAAAAATGATCAGAACTGGTACCATTTCAGCTACGAGAGAGCAGATTCCCTGGCACtaactaaaatataaattcattCATAATCATCTGAAATAGACAAACTAGCTGGTTGTAAAAATCTCAGCTGAGGTCTCAGATTCCATTTCCCCTAATCAAATCAAAGAGGGAGCAGAGAGCTTTACAAACCTGTGCATCTGCACCTCCTGATGTAAACAGCTCTCCAccttttgaaaatgaaacagTGAAGACAGGCCCCTAAGACATAAAGggagataaaagggaaaaaagcatttgataatgtGTTTCCGTGGCCAAGAAGGCTGTGAGTATTAATTTTTCATCCTAATTTGTGCAGAATAGTTATGCAATAAGTCTGAGGACATATTCAGCTGCTAGCAACCAAGGCAGGCAAAGAGAATCAAAGCATCAACTCAGTTATCTGAAGACATCTATAAACAATACTAACTGAAAAAGAGATactaataaaaatgagaaaatacacttTTCTTCCCTTTAAAGAAGTCTGTGCATAGGTCAGTGAGTAAGAATTTCTTCTGTTAAAATTTTCTGGCTTTGGAATCTTATTCAACAAATCACTAGCAGAAGCTGAATGATAACCCTGGAAGTGATGGGAACGAGGCTGTATGAAGAGAAGTCATTTCCTGAACCCCAACATGCTTCACCGAGTTCTTCACGTGGGCAACAGTGAGCCACTTAAAGTTCTGAGAGCAGGACACAGATAGGAGAAGAGCTGTGACTGATGACAACTGATACCGCGACTGTGAGAATGATGAGCTGGAGTTTGAACGAACAGCTGGAAGCCACTTAGGAAGTTACTGCAGTTATCAGGGTGGGAGGTAACAGGAAAGCGAGCGTGGTAAGCAATGGCTGCGGCGCTGGACGGCTCTTGGCACAGTCACAGAATGACCTCTGGGTCAGTTTCTAGTCAAGAGGATTCATTTCTCATCTCAGAAATGCTTGtatactgtttgtttttttaataagtcaGTAATAAGTTCCATTccatacaatggaaacagtgagaaactattttgggggggctccaaaatcactgcagatgttgactgcagccatgaaattaaaagatgcttgctctttggaagaaaagctatgtccaacctagacagtttattaaaaagcagagacattactttgccaacataggtccgtctagtcaaagctatggctttttccagtagtcatgtatggatgtgagagttggactataaagaaagctgagcaccaaacaactgatgcttttgaactgtggtgttggagaagacccttgagggtcccttggactgcaaggagatccaaccagtccatcctaaaggagatcagtcctgggtgttcactggaaggactgatgttcaagctgaaactccaatactttggccacctgatgcgaagatgtgactcactggaaaagattctgatgctgggaaagattgagggcaggaggagaaggggatgacagaggatgagatggttggatggcatcactgactcaatggacatgatgagtctgagtaagctccaggagttggtgatggacaaggaagcctggggtgttgcggtccatggggttgcaaagagccaaacacaactgagcaactgaactgaacagaatctATACATGAAAATTTATGGGGAAGAGCCTCTTATATCTTTCACGTAGACCAGCCCACAGTCTCAGGTTAACACCTCATAAATACCTTCACGTCCAGACTGTGAAAATTTCCATCTTCGCGTATAGTGCTTTTctcctaaattattttatttacctttttcccCAGTACTCAGTCCTTCTTCCAAGGATATTTTAATCCATGGCCACTTTTATTGGTTGTTAATCCAGCCCAAATCCATGGGTACACATATATCTGAGCTGGTTAACTGTCTATTTCTGCTTCCCTCTAACACAGCTGTGAAACAAATGATAAAGCAAGCAGGAAGCCCAGCAGGATAcatgaagacagaaaaagaaaacttctccCCTAGGCCACAAAGCCCAGTCTATTTCTGGATATAAATCGCTTATGCTTGCTTAAAAGGAAGTACCTAgtacatcttatttttaaaagaagggggGGATGTATTctaaaaaatttagagaagtttGAACATTTACCCAGAAAGGAAGAATaatttttacacttaaaaaagtTTTCCTTTGGAATATTATATAtcagtatgtgcatgtgtgtctgagtgAACAGGCTCCATAAACAGCACCCCATTTCCCCACTGAATTcctaaactaattaaaaaataagacaaagaaatACTATCTTTCTTACTGATGAGGGCTTGTAAAGAGAGAACATGGCTTCATCTGTGGGCAAACAGGCTTTCTAGACCTGAAACCCAGAATGAGTCACACTTGAGTACCCCGTCACAGGCAAGACTGGACAAGGGCTAGCCTCCCCACAAGAAATGCCAGAGGAGAGCCATGAGCACAGGCTCCTAAGAGCTGAGGGCATTAGGCTCGACTTGTCAAGTTTCTCCTTCTAAACTCACCCATCAGTTTAGTGGAAGACGAGAGTGAAAGGGTAGGGAGGCTGAGAGGGTCAGAGCTGGCACGTGAGGGGAAAGAGCAGAAGTCAGAAAAACACGTATCTGTCACCATTTAAGCAGTCAGACCCATACTACATACCGAGGAAGACAGCTGTGGAGGGTTACGTTACCGGCCATTGAAAGATACACATTGATTTTGACAAGAACTACAATAAATAATATTTCGAAGAGCTGCTTCCAGAGGATGAAAACACATCCTTGCaagcaaaaaaaccaaaaataaaattgtaatagcAGCCATGTGTGGTATACTTGGGAAAGTAATACAGCCATATAACAAGGTGGATCAGAGCTAAAGCAAATATCTTAGGGTTCACACCGTATGTCCTTGAAGTGTGTATATAAGCCTTCCTTCTAAGAGGTCCAGGATCTTCAGCGTACCATCTGAAGAAGCAGTGATGAGATAGTTACCCGAAGGATGGAACGACAGACAATTAACTCCACCGCTGTGAACTGATTtgtggaaaataaaagcaaaaagttcAGAGAATAATTCTTAATTCTAAAGATGCCCCTTTACTCTACTAGCAATATGAGGTTGAAACCAAGAATCAATTAGAGGTAATGTCTCCATAGCACCAAAACTCTACATAGCTCACTAAGACAAATAAGTAGTGTGGCATCAAACAGCTTAAGCTTCCAGTTCATGAGACAGAAAATGAGAATCTGTCCAGGAAAGATGGTCTTATTAACTACCTAACTATAAAATCTTTGGATATAGTGCCAATATAAACAATCATTGTCTACCACCAGTTCACGTAATGTATACATCCTAGCCTCAAACTAAATTTAATAACCAGTTGGTTGCTTGGGACAAGGCGAAGAGTATGGGGATGTCTTTGGAGAAGGGCAGCCGTGCCAGTTTGAGAATTCATTTCTGGACACCATCCTTCCAACAGGAGGCAGTATAACACAGTGACCAAAGTTTGATAATCACTGTACTTTGTAGAAGCGTACTTTGTAAACAGAAAGACCCATGTCAGTCCGAGCGATATTTTAGCAAGTTACATAGGCTCTTTCAGCCTCACTTTCCTTGTCTTTAAAGTGGAGGTAACAGTAATACCTCTGAGGGCTGATGTGAGAATTTAGCACAGTGTCTGCTACATTATGTTTATTAAGGAACAGAAATTTGGATTTAATATAAATCTAATACACATTAAGAAATcaattcatttctcttttaaCTTCAATAGACAGGCACAGTAGGATGTTGTTTTCTGCCAGTTATAACACCTATTTGTGCTCAGGTATCTCCTTCTGAGTCAATTTTAATCCTGGATTCTTATACAAAGCAGATAACCAAAGTCTGAAAATCTTCtagtaactttttttcttttctttttccttttttttttttttttacagctctgGCATCATTTATAAGGTTCATCCACCTCCCTCTGCAGGCTGGCACCTACCCCAGCTCCTTGGACCACGCTGCTGATGGTGGCTAACTTTTCTCTGGTCAGTGCATCACACTCAGTAATAGGGCCAAGCCACACTGATAATAGTCTCTGCCAGTGTAAGAGAAGCTCACTGTACAATTCAATTCTGTTATGGGAATCCTTACCTTGATAATGCTGGAGTAGCTTGTTCACTCTTATATCCCAGATTTTCACAGTATGGTCAGAACCTGCTGAAGCTATGCATGTACCATTAGGGTTAAAAGCCACAAAATTTGCAAACCTGGGAGGGAGGAATAAGATGGTCTAAtatttcaatttctctttctttatttgaATTGTAAACAATTAAATGTCTCCTTAGCATACTAACccataaaaattcaaaaagagaAATGGACTTACCCTACAAAATCTGAGAAGTTGTTGACACACTGCTTATTTGTGGTATCCCAGATTTTAATAGTTTTATCCTCACTGCATGATACAATTAGCCTGCCATCAGGTGAAAACCTGGAGAGCATAAGAAAGATCATTCTTGTGGAAGGCTCCTGAGAATCACAATCAACTCTACCATGACACACAAGTCAGGCTACATGTATTAAATGATACCACAGCATGCAGCAGAATC
The sequence above is drawn from the Dama dama isolate Ldn47 chromosome 3, ASM3311817v1, whole genome shotgun sequence genome and encodes:
- the POC1B gene encoding POC1 centriolar protein homolog B isoform X3 translates to MASSPEDPVLERYFKGHKAAITSVDFSPNGKQLATGSWDTFLMLWSFRPQARAFRYVGHKDVVTSVQFSPLGNLLASASRDRTIRLWIPDKRGKSSEFKAHTAPVRSVDFSADGQFLATASEDKSIKVWNMYRQRFLYSLYRHTHWVRCAKFSPDGRLIVSCSEDKTIKIWDTTNKQCVNNFSDFVGFANFVAFNPNGTCIASAGSDHTVKIWDIRVNKLLQHYQVHSGGVNCLSFHPSGNYLITASSDGTLKILDLLEGRLIYTLQGHTGPVFTVSFSKGGELFTSGGADAQVLLWRTNFDELNYKDTSKRNLKRLHFDSPPHLLDIYPRTPHPHEGRIETVEINPKLDVIDLQTSTPPVVDILSFDSTTDEQPFLPESVRN